The Deltaproteobacteria bacterium nucleotide sequence ACATCCCGGGAAGAAGCCGGCGTCCCTCGTTGGACAGGAAGATCTCCACCGGGAAGGAGCGGGTGCCCGGGTCGGCGCGCGGACCGATGTTGGTCACCTGTCCGGTGAATTCCCGCTCCATGCCGGTCACCCGCACGCTCGCCGCCACCCGCGATTTGATCTGTCGAATATCGGAGGCCGGGATGCGCACGTCGAGTTTCACCGTCTCCACGTCGGCCAGTTGAAAGAGCACCTGGCCCAGCGCGACCCGCTCTCCCAGAGTGATGCTCTTGCGCGCGATGATGCCGGCATAGGGCGCGCGGATCTCGGTGTCGCGCAACGTCTCCCGCGCCTGTTCCAATTGCACGCCGGCGAGGTCGAGGTCGGCCTGGGCGATGGCGTACAGGGCTTCCGCCTGGTGCTGTCCACTCCTGGCCGACTCCAGTTCCTCCTCGATGCGCCGCCAGGAAAGCTCCTGCCGCTCGACTTCCTGGCTGGACACGAGCTCCTTCTCGCGCAGCTTGAGGAGGCGGTCGTGCTCCGCCTGCGCAAGCCGGAGCTGTTCCGCGTTGAGGCGCACCAAGTTCCGTTGTCTCTCGATGTCCACCGAGGCCTTGCGCCGCCGCGCCGTGGCCGCGGACACCTGGGCCGCGGCCTTCCGTAACGAGATCTCGTAGTCCCGGTGATCCACCTTGGCCAGCAGATCGCCGGTCGCCACCTCGCTGCCCAGATCCACGTCCGCCGGGATCTCGACGATGCGGCCGGCAACCTCGGCGCTGACCGGCCCTTCGCGCACCGCCGCGATGCTTCCCAAGGCCTCGATCCGGTGCATGAAGTCGGCCGCCGCCACCGCGGCCACCTCCACGGGTACGGGCACCGCTACGGGCTGGACCGGCGGCTTTTCTTCCACGTCCTGGATCACGTACACGCCCACCGCGGTCACCGCGCTCAGCAGCAGGATCAACAACACGGATACGGCGATGCGGACTCTCACGAAAGGCTCCTCAGGACCGTCCGCGTCAGCGATTCGGTCATCTCGTCGAGGTCGAAGGCCTCCTGGTCATAGAGCCAGTGGAGCGCCAGGCCGTCGACGCAGGCGAGAATGTGCTCGGCCGCCAGCCGGGGCTGCTCGCAACGGAAGAATCCGCCGGCCACGCCCGCCTCGACCACACGGGTCAGGTCGTCGATGGACGACCGGTAGGCCTCGCGCAACTGCATGCGCAGGAGGTTCTGCTGCTCGGGCCGGCCGGCCTCGGCCCAGACGTCGCAAAAGACGTAGAAGAAGGGCTGCCATTCCCGGAAGCTCGCCAGGGCCGCGGCCAGGAAATGGGCCAGGATCTCGGGAGGCTCCTCGATGCCCTTGAGCTTCTCGCCGTAGTACTCCTTGAGCTTGCCCAGCATGTGGCCGTGGAGGGACTGAAGCAGTTGCGGCTTGCTCGTGAAATACTCGTAGATGGTGCCCTTGCCGATCTGCG carries:
- a CDS encoding efflux RND transporter periplasmic adaptor subunit; the encoded protein is MRVRIAVSVLLILLLSAVTAVGVYVIQDVEEKPPVQPVAVPVPVEVAAVAAADFMHRIEALGSIAAVREGPVSAEVAGRIVEIPADVDLGSEVATGDLLAKVDHRDYEISLRKAAAQVSAATARRRKASVDIERQRNLVRLNAEQLRLAQAEHDRLLKLREKELVSSQEVERQELSWRRIEEELESARSGQHQAEALYAIAQADLDLAGVQLEQARETLRDTEIRAPYAGIIARKSITLGERVALGQVLFQLADVETVKLDVRIPASDIRQIKSRVAASVRVTGMEREFTGQVTNIGPRADPGTRSFPVEIFLSNEGRRLLPGMFARARIPVRGYPGAILIPRESVLFEGDKATVFVVDTDSGRAARRAVRIAGRFGARYMIAGGLEPGDLLITAGQRLLLDGARIRVVTRRDLSS
- a CDS encoding TetR/AcrR family transcriptional regulator — its product is MPIVVDKERKRAEILEAAMAVFASKGFHRAKMEEVAAAAQIGKGTIYEYFTSKPQLLQSLHGHMLGKLKEYYGEKLKGIEEPPEILAHFLAAALASFREWQPFFYVFCDVWAEAGRPEQQNLLRMQLREAYRSSIDDLTRVVEAGVAGGFFRCEQPRLAAEHILACVDGLALHWLYDQEAFDLDEMTESLTRTVLRSLS